Part of the Drosophila pseudoobscura strain MV-25-SWS-2005 chromosome 2, UCI_Dpse_MV25, whole genome shotgun sequence genome, ACGTCGAAGTCggcgtcgacgtcgacgtcaaTGGGTTTGATTTGATAATTGCTGCAACGGGCTGTGGCCTCTATTTGATTATGGCAAATGACAGACCGAATGATGATGCCGAATCGAGGGCAAGGGACAAAGGGCAtcatattcaatattcaataagcaatatatgtatttcagGTGCTGGGCCCCAAGCTCatggaaaacagaaaacccTTCGAGCTGCGCAAAGTTCTGATTGTCTACAACGCGGCGCAGGTGATCTTCAGCACTTGGCTGTTCTACGAGGTAACCCCCACagcggagacggagacccaCTTCCACTAGACGACTAAGCTCTCTTTCTTTTCGCAGTCCTGCATAGGCGGATGGCTGAATGGCTACAACTTGAGATGCGAACCCGTCGACTACTCTTACTCACCCAAAGCGATACGTGTAAGTGTTCCTCTTCTTTTTCAAGACTATATACACAGGTATAGTCGGGCATGGGGGTATGAATTTCCATATATTGTTTATGGTTAGCAAACAGCAAAGTTCTTTTGTTGACTGGGCCAGATTTTATGTAAGCAACCAGTTTCGGCTGCGGCAAGACAAGATATTAGCAAAAACGGCAATGGCGACAGGTTCTCTTATGCTAATCAAAAAGAAATGGATACCGAATACCAGACGGCCGGCTGGCCGGCCGGCTTTGTGGCTCTTTGCCTGTGGGGATGGCGAGGAATAGAGAACATTTTATGCGGCTCTCTCCGCCTCACGTGTGCCGTCAGGTTGGCTGACTGGCAGTGGCTGGCTGGGTCTTAGAAAGCTGATCGCCCAGAGATTTTGCAAATTGCTTTTTTGTCATTGATAAGCGTTGAGACTGTGTTACCGTTAGTTCAAATGCGAATGGAAGGCGCCCTGCTTAAGCTGAAGGCGATCTTTGCATAACAAAAACGAAAGATTTGAAATATTGGTACTGGAAGGCCATAAATATTGAGAGGTGGCGAGCCCAGTTCCACTCTCCAAGAAGTAATATCGATCTATAAGACAGAGGAACACCAGAACGAACACTCTCTAGAGGATGTCGTGTGAGCAAGTGAAGCACGATTAACGCTTACAGTCACCAGAAATGTAGGGTTTCCAGAAAATAGCATAGAGTTAGGGACATGGTAGTGATAGAAATGTGTACAGGGTGGAATATATACATCCATTTGGTTTCATATCGTGATCATCTTTCAGACGGCCGAGGGATGCTGGTGGTACTACTTCTCCAAGTTCACAGAGTTCTTCGACACCTTCTTCTTTGTGATGCGTAAGCGCTACGATCAGGTGTCGACCCTGCACGTGATCCACCACGGCATTATGCCGGTGTCCGTCTGGTGGGGCGTCAAGTTCACCCCCGGCGGACACTCGACGTTCTTCGGATTTCTCAATACCTTTGTGCACATAATCATGTACACGTACTACATGTTGGCTGCGATGGGACCGAAGATGCAGCGCTACTTGTGGTGGAAGAAATACCTGACGGTGCTGCAGATGATTCAGTTCGTCCTGGTCATGGTGCACTCGTTCCAGCTGTTCTTCAAGAACGACTGCAACTACCCGATCGGCTTCGCCTACTTCATTGGCGCCCATGCTGTGATGTTCTACTTCCTATTCTCCAATTTCTACAAGCGGGCCTATGTGAAGCGCAATGCCAAGGTATGTACAGCCGATTCCGGTCATACCTCTTAAGCTCAGCTCCGCTTCTCTTCTGCGTTTATCTGCAGGAAAAGGCAGCCTTGAAGGCCAACGGACATGCGAACGGCGCCATCAAGACCCTGAAGGACGGCGACGTGCCGCCCACTCGGAACGGCCAACTCAACGGTTCTGCGAACGGCTTCCACAACACCTTCTCCAAATTCACCACGGAGATGTGCAATCCGGCGCTGAATACGACGACGCGACAGCGGGCGCTCGTCAACGCCGGCAACAAGTAGAGCgccgccagccagccaacgccaaccagccagccagccaaacaagaaacaaacatAAGCATAAATTAATTACGCTACCATTTAAATTACCGTACGATTAAATTAATCATAAGCATAGGGAGTCCAAGCCTAATCTAAGCCAAATCGAATTCGTAATCAATATCCAACACATACAACAAAATGGAAAGCATATTTTCATGGAAATCCAATCCATAGCGATCGCACCACCCCAAGCACGCCACGTCACGCTGAACCTCTCCTCTCCATCTTCTGTACTCTACAgattaattataatttgtatcCAACTTTGTATACCTACGCATTCGACTCTCAGTCAGACCAATGCTCGTGCATTATCCTCCCTACATGTGGAGGACGAGTACAGAGATAATCGACATGTATATTTTCTACTATATAGCACACCCTTGAGCGATTATGTCGCAGACCAGGCTCTATCTATTACTTACTATTAATTACCTATCGccctttatttttgtattttggtaATGCAAGCGACAGCTTTTTATACGTGTACATTATTTCGTTGGATTGTTTTGAACAAAAatatgtgtttttattttataaataaattcgaGATTTAACTGAAACTGGTTTTGTTGACCCCTTTCGCATAAGACGGCGATTTTATACCCTGGATACCATTCTGATTTCGAAAACAGTTGAGTTTCTTCGACAAATAATCCTATGAACCGATTGgacaattaaatttaaatgggCGTGGGACTTGGTTAAAAATCCAGTAAACGCAGAAGTATTTACACTACTCACGAAAAGGAACGGTGGGGATTCTTGGGCCTAGTATTGAATTCCAAGCGCTGGGTTGTCTGTTCCATCAGGGGCTCTCCTTTGGTCCATCACACAGCTGATCGTGTCGAAAATGAAGGTGATCTTATCCGGCTGCTCCCACTCCTCgacaatggaatggaattaaTTAAGGGGAATGCAATTAAAGGGAATTGTGGACGATGCCTTCGGATGCACGCGAAGGTTTCCTTCTTTGCGCTGTTAAAAAGTATGCTCTAATTTATTTGTCGAAGGGGTTCGCTGATAAAATAGCAAAAGCTTCGTTTTTTCTTGAAATAAAATTACTCAAagaaacgaggtggaacgttgtgattTTACGGCAgta contains:
- the Elovl7 gene encoding elongation of very long chain fatty acids protein AAEL008004 isoform X1, translating into MTMLWDSYRLVIDDYLTRFYDGWRDLMDNKSDPRTQGFPLMSSPFPTIAISLTYAYIVKVLGPKLMENRKPFELRKVLIVYNAAQVIFSTWLFYESCIGGWLNGYNLRCEPVDYSYSPKAIRTAEGCWWYYFSKFTEFFDTFFFVMRKRYDQVSTLHVIHHGIMPVSVWWGVKFTPGGHSTFFGFLNTFVHIIMYTYYMLAAMGPKMQRYLWWKKYLTVLQMIQFVLVMVHSFQLFFKNDCNYPIGFAYFIGAHAVMFYFLFSNFYKRAYVKRNAKEKAALKANGHANGAIKTLKDGDVPPTRNGQLNGSANGFHNTFSKFTTEMCNPALNTTTRQRALVNAGNK
- the Elovl7 gene encoding elongation of very long chain fatty acids protein AAEL008004 isoform X3, with protein sequence MDYLTRFYDGWRDLMDNKSDPRTQGFPLMSSPFPTIAISLTYAYIVKVLGPKLMENRKPFELRKVLIVYNAAQVIFSTWLFYESCIGGWLNGYNLRCEPVDYSYSPKAIRTAEGCWWYYFSKFTEFFDTFFFVMRKRYDQVSTLHVIHHGIMPVSVWWGVKFTPGGHSTFFGFLNTFVHIIMYTYYMLAAMGPKMQRYLWWKKYLTVLQMIQFVLVMVHSFQLFFKNDCNYPIGFAYFIGAHAVMFYFLFSNFYKRAYVKRNAKEKAALKANGHANGAIKTLKDGDVPPTRNGQLNGSANGFHNTFSKFTTEMCNPALNTTTRQRALVNAGNK
- the Elovl7 gene encoding elongation of very long chain fatty acids protein AAEL008004 isoform X2, which translates into the protein MRDYLTRFYDGWRDLMDNKSDPRTQGFPLMSSPFPTIAISLTYAYIVKVLGPKLMENRKPFELRKVLIVYNAAQVIFSTWLFYESCIGGWLNGYNLRCEPVDYSYSPKAIRTAEGCWWYYFSKFTEFFDTFFFVMRKRYDQVSTLHVIHHGIMPVSVWWGVKFTPGGHSTFFGFLNTFVHIIMYTYYMLAAMGPKMQRYLWWKKYLTVLQMIQFVLVMVHSFQLFFKNDCNYPIGFAYFIGAHAVMFYFLFSNFYKRAYVKRNAKEKAALKANGHANGAIKTLKDGDVPPTRNGQLNGSANGFHNTFSKFTTEMCNPALNTTTRQRALVNAGNK